The Streptococcus sp. S5 genome contains a region encoding:
- the nrdF gene encoding class 1b ribonucleoside-diphosphate reductase subunit beta translates to METYYKAINWNAIEDVIDKSTWEKLTEQFWLDTRIPLSNDLDDWRKLSNKEKDLVGKVFGGLTLLDTMQSETGVQALRADIRTPHEEAVFNNIQFMESVHAKSYSSIFSTLNTKSEIEEIFEWTNTNPFLQRKAEIINEIYLNGTPLEKKVASVFLETFLFYSGFFTPLYYLGNNKLANVAEIIKLIIRDESVHGTYIGYKFQLGFNELPEEEQEKLKEWMYDLLYTLYENEEGYTESLYDGVGWTEEVKTFLRYNANKALMNLGQDPLFPDSADDVNPIVMNGISTGTSNHDFFSQVGNGYLLGEVEAMQDDDYNYGL, encoded by the coding sequence ATGGAAACATACTACAAAGCCATTAACTGGAATGCGATCGAAGATGTCATCGATAAATCGACCTGGGAAAAACTGACAGAGCAATTCTGGTTGGATACACGTATCCCTTTGTCAAACGACTTGGATGACTGGAGAAAGTTGTCGAATAAAGAAAAAGACCTAGTTGGTAAAGTCTTTGGGGGATTAACCCTTCTAGATACCATGCAATCTGAAACAGGTGTTCAGGCTCTTCGTGCAGATATTCGTACTCCCCACGAAGAAGCTGTTTTTAACAACATCCAATTCATGGAATCTGTCCATGCTAAGTCTTACTCTTCTATCTTTTCTACTTTGAATACCAAGTCAGAAATCGAAGAGATTTTCGAATGGACCAACACCAATCCTTTCCTTCAAAGGAAGGCAGAAATCATCAACGAAATCTATCTCAATGGGACTCCCCTTGAAAAGAAAGTCGCCAGCGTTTTCCTTGAGACCTTCCTCTTCTACTCTGGTTTCTTCACACCTCTCTACTATCTTGGAAACAACAAATTGGCCAACGTAGCTGAGATCATCAAGTTGATCATTCGGGACGAATCAGTTCACGGAACCTATATCGGCTACAAGTTCCAACTTGGATTTAACGAATTACCAGAAGAAGAACAAGAAAAACTCAAAGAATGGATGTATGACCTGCTCTATACCCTCTATGAAAATGAAGAAGGCTATACAGAGAGCCTCTATGACGGTGTGGGCTGGACAGAGGAAGTCAAGACCTTCCTTCGCTACAATGCTAATAAAGCCCTCATGAACTTGGGACAAGATCCACTCTTCCCAGACTCAGCGGATGACGTCAACCCAATCGTTATGAACGGAATCTCAACCGGTACATCTAACCACGACTTCTTCTCTCAAGTCGGAAATGGTTACCTTCTCGGTGAAGTAGAAGCCATGCAGGATGACGATTACAATTACGGACTATAA
- the alaS gene encoding alanine--tRNA ligase, translating into MKQLSSAQVRQMWLDFWASKGHSVEPSVSLVPVNDPTLLWINSGVATLKKYFDGTIKPENPRITNAQKAIRTNDIENVGKTARHHTMFEMLGNFSIGDYFRDEAITWAYELLTSAEWFDFPKDKLYMTYYPDDKDSYNRWIAVGVDPSHLIPIEDNFWEIGAGPSGPDTEIFFDRGEAFDPENIGLRLLAEDIENDRYIEIWNIVLSQFNADPAVPRSEYKELPHKNIDTGAGLERLVAVIQGAKTNFETDLFMPIIREVEKMSGKTYDPDGDNMSFKVIADHIRSLSFAIGDGALPGNEGRGYVLRRLLRRASMHGQKLGIEGTFLYKLVPTVGKIMESYYPEVLEKQDFIEKIIKSEEESFARTLNSGQHFAQTIVEDLKAKGQTVIAGQDVFKLYDTYGFPVELTEEIAEEAGMTVDREGFEAAMKEQQERARASAVKGGSMGMQNETLQNITVESSFNYNASQLPSKLVAIVADNAEVEAVSEGTASLIFAETPFYAEMGGQVADHGQILDAAGNVVATVTDVQKAPNGQPLHTVEVLAPLALNQEYTLAIDTNRRHRVMKNHTATHLLHAALHNILGNHATQAGSLNEVEFLRFDFTHFQAVTPEELRAIEQQVNEKIWEAIAVETIETDIDTAKEMGAMALFGEKYGKEVRVVTIGDYSVELCGGTHVGNTSEIGLFKIVKEEGIGSGTRRILAVTGKEAFEAYREQEDALKAVAATLKAPQLKEVPHKVEGLQEQLRQLQKENAELKEKAAAAAAGDVFKNVQEANGHRYIASQVSVSDAGALRTFADNWKQKDYSDVLVLVAAIGDKVNVLVASKTKDVHAGNVIKELAPIVDGRGGGKPDMAMAGGSNQAKIQELLDAVAGKL; encoded by the coding sequence ATGAAACAATTATCTAGTGCACAAGTCCGCCAAATGTGGCTTGATTTCTGGGCAAGCAAAGGCCACTCTGTAGAACCATCTGTTAGCTTGGTTCCAGTAAACGATCCAACCCTTTTGTGGATCAACTCAGGGGTTGCCACTCTTAAGAAATACTTCGATGGAACCATCAAACCTGAAAATCCACGGATTACCAATGCTCAAAAAGCCATCCGTACCAATGATATCGAAAACGTAGGAAAGACTGCTCGTCACCATACCATGTTTGAAATGTTGGGGAACTTCTCAATCGGAGATTACTTCCGTGATGAAGCCATTACGTGGGCTTATGAACTTTTGACAAGCGCTGAATGGTTTGACTTCCCCAAAGACAAACTTTACATGACTTATTACCCTGACGACAAGGATTCATACAACCGTTGGATCGCTGTTGGGGTAGATCCAAGTCACTTGATCCCAATCGAAGACAACTTCTGGGAAATCGGTGCAGGGCCTTCTGGACCAGATACAGAAATCTTCTTTGACCGTGGAGAAGCCTTTGACCCTGAAAATATCGGTCTTCGTCTGCTTGCAGAAGATATCGAAAACGACCGTTACATCGAAATCTGGAACATTGTCTTGTCACAATTTAACGCAGACCCTGCTGTTCCTCGTAGCGAATACAAGGAATTGCCACACAAGAACATTGATACGGGCGCTGGTTTGGAACGTTTGGTAGCCGTTATTCAAGGAGCGAAGACCAACTTTGAAACAGACCTCTTCATGCCGATCATCCGTGAAGTTGAAAAGATGTCTGGTAAAACCTATGATCCAGATGGCGATAACATGAGCTTCAAGGTGATTGCTGACCACATCCGTTCGCTTTCATTTGCGATTGGTGATGGGGCTCTTCCAGGTAATGAAGGACGCGGTTACGTTCTTCGTCGTCTCCTCCGTCGTGCTTCCATGCATGGTCAAAAATTAGGGATTGAAGGAACCTTCTTGTATAAATTGGTTCCAACCGTTGGGAAGATCATGGAAAGCTACTACCCAGAAGTACTTGAAAAACAAGACTTCATCGAGAAAATTATCAAGAGTGAAGAAGAATCATTTGCTCGTACCTTGAACTCCGGACAACACTTTGCCCAAACTATCGTTGAAGACTTGAAAGCAAAAGGTCAAACAGTGATTGCTGGTCAAGATGTCTTCAAACTTTATGATACATATGGATTCCCCGTAGAATTGACAGAAGAAATCGCTGAAGAAGCTGGAATGACAGTCGATCGTGAAGGTTTTGAAGCAGCCATGAAGGAACAACAAGAACGGGCGCGTGCATCGGCTGTCAAAGGTGGATCTATGGGGATGCAAAATGAAACCCTTCAAAACATTACAGTTGAAAGTAGCTTCAACTACAATGCCAGCCAATTGCCTTCTAAGTTGGTGGCTATCGTAGCGGACAATGCAGAAGTAGAGGCTGTATCAGAAGGGACTGCATCATTGATCTTTGCAGAAACTCCATTCTACGCTGAAATGGGTGGACAAGTTGCGGACCATGGTCAAATCTTGGATGCTGCAGGAAACGTCGTAGCGACAGTGACAGATGTTCAAAAAGCACCAAATGGACAACCACTTCATACTGTTGAAGTTCTTGCTCCTCTTGCCTTGAACCAAGAATACACCTTGGCGATCGATACCAATCGTCGTCATCGTGTTATGAAGAACCACACTGCAACTCACTTGCTCCATGCGGCTCTTCACAATATCCTTGGTAACCATGCAACCCAAGCAGGATCTCTTAACGAAGTAGAATTCCTTCGCTTTGACTTCACTCACTTCCAAGCCGTAACTCCTGAAGAATTGCGCGCTATTGAACAACAAGTCAATGAAAAGATTTGGGAAGCGATCGCAGTCGAAACGATTGAAACAGATATCGATACTGCTAAAGAAATGGGAGCCATGGCCCTCTTTGGTGAGAAATACGGTAAGGAAGTCCGTGTTGTCACTATTGGTGATTACTCTGTTGAGCTCTGTGGTGGTACTCACGTAGGTAACACTTCTGAAATTGGTCTCTTCAAGATTGTCAAAGAAGAAGGGATCGGATCAGGAACTCGTCGTATCTTGGCAGTGACTGGTAAGGAAGCCTTTGAAGCTTATCGTGAACAAGAAGATGCTCTGAAAGCAGTCGCAGCAACTTTGAAAGCTCCTCAACTCAAAGAAGTCCCTCACAAGGTGGAAGGTCTTCAAGAACAACTCCGTCAATTGCAAAAAGAAAATGCAGAATTGAAGGAAAAAGCAGCAGCAGCGGCAGCAGGTGATGTCTTCAAGAATGTTCAAGAAGCAAACGGACACCGTTACATTGCCAGCCAAGTTTCTGTATCAGATGCAGGTGCCCTTCGTACCTTTGCGGATAACTGGAAACAAAAAGATTACTCTGATGTGCTTGTTCTTGTCGCAGCCATCGGTGACAAGGTCAATGTCCTTGTAGCCAGCAAGACAAAAGATGTGCATGCAGGTAATGTGATCAAAGAATTGGCTCCAATCGTCGATGGACGTGGTGGTGGTAAACCAGACATGGCCATGGCAGGAGGAAGCAACCAAGCCAAGATCCAAGAATTGTTGGATGCTGTAGCAGGTAAATTGTAA
- a CDS encoding LURP-one-related/scramblase family protein: protein MRTYQVKQKFRLGGERFDIKDELGNVEYQVEGSFLKIPKTFTIYDKNGQEVSHITKKTISFLPKFVVELKDGDRFFIHKKLTLFRDKYDIEDLGLRVQGNIWDLEFKLFDDRDQIVAEISKELFHLTSTYQVSVYEDEYADLVISLCVAIDYVEMLEASAN, encoded by the coding sequence ATGCGAACCTATCAAGTGAAACAAAAATTTCGATTGGGTGGCGAGCGGTTCGATATCAAAGATGAGTTGGGAAATGTTGAATACCAGGTTGAGGGATCTTTTCTTAAGATTCCCAAGACTTTTACCATCTATGATAAGAATGGACAAGAAGTGAGCCACATTACTAAAAAAACAATCAGCTTTCTTCCCAAGTTTGTGGTTGAGTTGAAGGATGGGGACCGCTTTTTTATCCATAAAAAGCTGACGCTCTTCAGGGATAAGTACGATATCGAAGATTTGGGACTTCGGGTACAAGGAAATATCTGGGACCTAGAATTCAAATTATTCGATGATCGGGATCAAATCGTCGCTGAGATTAGCAAGGAACTCTTTCATCTAACCTCTACCTACCAAGTATCGGTGTATGAGGATGAATACGCTGATTTAGTCATCTCACTTTGTGTCGCTATCGATTATGTCGAAATGTTAGAAGCTAGCGCAAATTAA
- the prsA gene encoding peptidylprolyl isomerase PrsA, producing MKKKLVAGAVTLLSVVTLAACANGTNKDIVTMKGDTITVSDFYNEIKNNQGAQQVLFQMTINKVFEKEYGSKVSDKEVDKELAKQKKQLGNQFDAYLAQQGLTEETAKKQIRSNMLLEYAVNQAAKKDIKESDYKAAFESYTPEVTAQIIKLDSEDKAKEVLEAAKAEGADFAQIAKDNSTDTATKDKGGEVKFDSGTANIPSQVKEAAFKLDENGISDVITVSAGQNYSASYYIVKLNKKTEKGSDWKKYEKRLKEIIVDGRKQDTNFIRSVIAKAMTNANIKVKDDAFKSTFNQYLQNIGVQTSDSSSSSKK from the coding sequence ATGAAGAAAAAACTTGTAGCGGGTGCTGTGACCTTGCTATCAGTCGTAACACTAGCAGCGTGTGCCAATGGCACAAACAAAGATATCGTGACCATGAAAGGGGACACGATCACAGTTTCTGATTTCTATAATGAAATCAAAAACAACCAAGGTGCTCAACAAGTTCTTTTCCAAATGACCATCAATAAAGTCTTTGAAAAAGAATATGGATCAAAGGTTTCTGATAAAGAAGTCGATAAAGAATTGGCTAAACAAAAGAAACAATTAGGTAACCAATTCGATGCATACTTGGCGCAACAAGGCTTGACGGAAGAAACAGCGAAGAAACAAATCCGTAGCAATATGTTGTTGGAATATGCAGTCAACCAAGCTGCTAAGAAAGATATCAAAGAGTCTGACTACAAGGCGGCTTTTGAATCTTACACACCAGAAGTAACAGCACAAATTATCAAGTTAGATTCAGAAGATAAAGCAAAAGAAGTGTTGGAAGCTGCTAAAGCGGAAGGTGCAGACTTTGCCCAAATCGCCAAAGACAATTCAACAGATACTGCTACAAAAGACAAAGGTGGCGAAGTTAAGTTCGATTCAGGAACAGCAAATATTCCATCTCAAGTCAAAGAAGCTGCCTTTAAATTGGATGAAAACGGCATTTCAGATGTGATCACAGTTTCAGCAGGTCAAAACTATTCTGCTAGCTACTATATTGTCAAATTGAATAAGAAGACAGAAAAAGGTTCTGACTGGAAGAAATACGAAAAACGTTTGAAAGAGATCATTGTTGACGGTCGTAAGCAAGATACCAATTTCATCCGTAGCGTTATTGCAAAAGCGATGACCAATGCCAATATCAAGGTCAAAGATGATGCTTTCAAATCAACATTTAACCAATATTTGCAAAATATCGGTGTTCAAACAAGTGATAGCAGCTCATCATCTAAAAAATAG
- a CDS encoding O-methyltransferase, with protein sequence MVESYSKNANHNMRRPVVKDEIVDFMRTRQKPVVGALEELEAFARKENIPIIPHETVAYFRLLLQALQPKKILEIGTAIGFSALLMAENAPDAQITTIDRNEEMIGFAKENLAKYDQRKQITLLEGDAVDVLQDLTETYDFVFMDSAKSKYIVFLPRILELLEVGGIVVLDDIFQGGDVAKDIMEVRRGQRTIYRGLQNLFHATLNHPDLTASLVPLGDGILMIRKNAETVTLPDPSSF encoded by the coding sequence ATGGTAGAGTCTTATAGTAAAAATGCCAACCACAATATGCGCCGGCCAGTGGTTAAAGACGAGATCGTTGACTTTATGCGCACGCGTCAAAAACCGGTAGTAGGTGCCTTGGAGGAGTTAGAAGCATTTGCCCGCAAGGAAAATATTCCGATTATTCCGCATGAAACGGTAGCTTATTTTAGACTACTCCTGCAAGCCCTACAACCAAAGAAAATCCTTGAAATTGGGACGGCAATTGGGTTTTCAGCGCTCTTAATGGCTGAAAATGCTCCCGATGCACAAATTACCACTATTGATCGGAATGAAGAGATGATTGGCTTTGCCAAGGAAAATCTGGCTAAATACGATCAGAGAAAGCAAATCACCTTGCTTGAAGGAGATGCAGTAGATGTCTTGCAGGATTTAACAGAGACCTATGACTTTGTCTTTATGGACTCTGCTAAGTCTAAGTACATCGTCTTTTTACCACGGATTCTCGAACTCTTAGAGGTTGGGGGAATTGTGGTACTGGATGATATTTTCCAAGGAGGAGATGTTGCAAAGGACATCATGGAAGTGCGTCGTGGACAACGAACCATTTACCGGGGGCTTCAGAACCTCTTTCATGCGACTCTCAATCATCCAGATTTGACCGCTAGTTTGGTGCCACTTGGAGATGGTATTTTGATGATTCGGAAAAATGCAGAGACGGTAACCTTGCCAGATCCTAGCTCTTTTTAG
- the pepF gene encoding oligoendopeptidase F, giving the protein MVKQRNEIDEKYQWDLSTIFATDQAWEEEAASLAADIKAASHYAGHLLDSAQTLLDTTNAYLELSRRLEKVYVYAHMKNDQDTRVAKYQEYQSKGMSLYSLLGETFAFYEPEFMAITDEQYKAFVSEVPALEQYGHYFDRLLEKKEHVLSQKEEELLAGAGEIFAAGGETFEILDNADIVFPTVHDDKGEEVQLTHGNYISLVESKDRAVRKEAYEGLYKVYEQYQHTYAKTLQTNVKVHNFNAKVRKFSSAREAALSENFVPESVYDSLVAAVNKHLPLLQRYVQLRSKILGISDLKMYDMYTPLSDTDYKFTYEESLAKAEEVLAVLGEDYLSRVKRAFSERWIDVHVNQGKRSGAYSGGSYDTNAFMLLNWQDTLDNLFTLVHETGHSMHSSYTRETQPYVYGDYSIFLAEIASTTNENILTERLLEEVEDDATRFAILNHFLDGFRGTVFRQTQFAEFEHAIHKADQEGTVLTSEFLNNLYAELNEKYYGLSKDDNPEIQYEWARIPHFYYNYYVFQYSTGFAAASALAEKIVHGTQEDRDKYIDYLKAGNSDYPLNVIRKAGVDMEKEDYLDAAFAVFERRLNEFEALVEKLGLA; this is encoded by the coding sequence ATGGTAAAACAACGTAATGAAATTGATGAAAAATACCAATGGGATTTGTCGACAATTTTTGCGACAGATCAAGCTTGGGAAGAAGAAGCAGCTAGCTTAGCTGCAGATATTAAAGCAGCAAGCCACTATGCTGGTCATTTATTGGATTCAGCGCAAACACTTTTGGATACAACCAATGCATATTTGGAATTGAGCCGTCGTTTGGAAAAGGTCTACGTCTATGCTCATATGAAAAATGACCAAGATACACGTGTGGCTAAATACCAAGAGTACCAATCAAAAGGGATGTCTCTTTATAGCTTGTTGGGTGAAACCTTTGCCTTCTATGAGCCTGAATTCATGGCCATTACGGATGAGCAGTACAAAGCTTTTGTGAGTGAGGTTCCGGCCTTGGAACAATATGGTCATTATTTTGATCGTTTGCTAGAGAAAAAAGAACATGTCTTGTCTCAAAAAGAAGAGGAATTACTTGCAGGAGCTGGTGAGATCTTTGCGGCTGGTGGGGAAACCTTTGAAATCTTGGACAATGCAGATATTGTTTTCCCAACTGTGCATGATGACAAGGGCGAAGAAGTTCAATTAACCCATGGAAACTATATTTCTTTGGTAGAATCAAAAGATCGTGCCGTTCGTAAAGAAGCTTACGAAGGCCTCTACAAGGTTTATGAACAGTACCAACATACCTATGCTAAAACCTTGCAAACCAATGTGAAAGTTCACAACTTTAATGCCAAAGTTCGCAAATTCTCATCTGCCCGTGAAGCGGCCCTTTCTGAAAACTTTGTACCAGAAAGTGTTTATGATAGCTTGGTAGCAGCTGTGAACAAACATTTGCCACTCTTGCAACGTTATGTGCAATTGCGTTCAAAAATTCTTGGAATCTCAGACTTGAAGATGTACGATATGTATACGCCATTATCCGATACAGACTACAAGTTTACCTATGAAGAATCGTTGGCCAAAGCAGAAGAAGTCTTGGCCGTTTTGGGTGAGGACTACCTTTCTCGTGTGAAACGTGCCTTTAGCGAACGGTGGATTGATGTGCATGTCAACCAAGGAAAACGATCAGGTGCTTATTCAGGTGGTTCTTATGATACCAATGCCTTCATGTTGTTGAACTGGCAAGATACATTGGATAATCTCTTCACCTTGGTGCATGAAACTGGTCACAGTATGCATTCTAGCTATACCCGTGAAACCCAGCCTTATGTCTATGGGGACTATTCCATCTTCCTTGCCGAAATCGCCTCTACAACCAATGAAAATATACTGACCGAACGTCTGTTAGAAGAAGTAGAAGACGATGCAACTCGTTTTGCTATTTTGAATCACTTCTTGGATGGCTTCCGTGGAACCGTCTTCCGTCAAACTCAGTTTGCCGAATTTGAGCATGCCATTCACAAAGCAGACCAAGAAGGTACGGTATTGACTAGTGAGTTCTTGAACAACCTTTATGCAGAGCTCAATGAAAAATACTATGGTCTTTCAAAAGATGACAACCCTGAAATCCAGTATGAATGGGCTCGGATTCCTCACTTCTACTATAACTACTATGTTTTCCAATATTCAACAGGGTTTGCAGCAGCTTCAGCCTTAGCTGAAAAAATTGTTCATGGAACACAAGAAGATCGTGATAAATATATCGACTACTTGAAGGCCGGAAACTCTGATTATCCACTCAACGTCATCCGTAAAGCAGGTGTGGATATGGAAAAAGAAGACTATTTGGACGCAGCCTTTGCGGTCTTCGAACGTCGGTTGAATGAATTTGAAGCCCTAGTAGAAAAATTAGGACTCGCATAA
- a CDS encoding competence protein CoiA family protein, with the protein MFIAMDNNQKRWNCMEEIPAVTEGPFYCLACHSPVRLKNGSVLRAHFAHIKLQHCPYHHEAESFEHLELKACLYDWASKESHTEVESYLADFQQIADLLVVDKNLALEVQCSSLSLERLKERSDAYRSNGYQVNWLLGKKLWLKERLTKLQAGFLYFSQNRGFHLWELDLTKKELRLQYLIHEDLRGRLHYQTEIFPFGQRSLLEVLRTPYLSQPMEQMAVELDRTFLTYIQQQLFYRHPKWLKLQEELYLQGHHLMELGLDFFYPLCRPILSQNLLQIKEDVEGYYQQFMTYYQSQGIQPVQILYPPRFYAQQKS; encoded by the coding sequence ATGTTTATTGCCATGGATAACAATCAAAAGCGGTGGAACTGTATGGAAGAGATCCCAGCTGTGACAGAAGGTCCCTTCTATTGCTTGGCTTGTCATAGTCCAGTGCGTCTAAAAAATGGCTCGGTTCTACGGGCTCATTTTGCTCATATAAAATTACAGCATTGTCCCTATCATCACGAAGCTGAGAGTTTTGAACATCTGGAATTGAAAGCTTGTCTTTATGACTGGGCCTCTAAGGAATCTCATACAGAGGTAGAAAGTTATTTAGCAGACTTTCAACAAATTGCCGATCTTTTGGTAGTAGACAAGAACTTAGCTTTGGAAGTGCAGTGCAGCTCCCTATCTTTAGAACGCTTGAAGGAGAGGAGCGATGCTTATCGATCCAACGGTTACCAGGTCAATTGGTTACTTGGTAAAAAGTTGTGGCTCAAGGAAAGGTTAACAAAACTGCAGGCAGGCTTTCTTTATTTTAGTCAGAATCGCGGGTTCCATCTTTGGGAATTGGATCTGACAAAGAAAGAGCTACGTTTACAATACCTCATTCATGAGGATTTACGAGGGCGATTGCATTATCAGACAGAAATTTTCCCTTTTGGTCAAAGGTCTTTACTAGAAGTCTTACGTACCCCTTATCTTTCGCAACCCATGGAACAAATGGCAGTCGAGCTCGATCGGACATTTTTAACATATATACAGCAGCAACTCTTTTATCGTCATCCAAAGTGGCTGAAGCTTCAGGAAGAACTCTATTTGCAGGGACACCATCTGATGGAACTGGGGCTAGATTTCTTTTATCCTCTTTGTCGTCCGATCCTTTCACAGAACTTGCTCCAAATTAAAGAGGATGTAGAAGGTTACTACCAGCAATTTATGACCTATTATCAGTCGCAAGGGATCCAACCCGTTCAGATCCTTTATCCCCCACGTTTTTATGCTCAACAGAAAAGCTAA
- a CDS encoding MFS transporter: MKKFRNSYAAYMLLYSFYFMSTSLFTTLISVYLMGKHYSATQVSTLVSVAFFLSMVAQPFFGYINERFGIVKMTTLSLSVIIGGVLGFLWAPNLFWLTVFYGIVLVCLNGTAPMMEVFATQSPYAFGKIRVWGTIGYSVGVQIAGWVYHQFSPQAVYYTVLITIVLSLFCLSAVRMKKKETVVEKEKHPVSIRPLLHNGPYLFFIILIGLASGVGNIGHTYIPELLMDSGLPVHIASTVVAISVVVEAPLIFFSDRFMDHWPLRVLIALPIGIIFAQYAVYALPSPVFLKVIMTLLAKHTTGMVLIMVSLRFIAQQVNGKDLVLAMAIVQGARYLGTILLQPFAALCIERGGYQVMSFFLAGGVGIVFLLSFALKMPQGKAHGLFGGKVD; this comes from the coding sequence ATGAAAAAATTCCGAAATTCTTATGCGGCTTATATGTTGCTCTATAGTTTTTATTTTATGTCCACATCTCTCTTTACGACCCTCATTTCCGTCTATTTGATGGGAAAGCACTATAGTGCAACCCAAGTGTCGACTTTGGTATCGGTTGCCTTTTTCTTATCCATGGTAGCCCAACCCTTCTTTGGGTATATCAATGAGCGATTTGGAATCGTAAAAATGACGACCCTCAGTCTGAGTGTGATCATTGGTGGTGTCTTAGGTTTTCTTTGGGCCCCCAATCTCTTTTGGCTGACTGTTTTTTATGGGATTGTTCTAGTCTGTTTGAATGGGACAGCTCCCATGATGGAAGTATTTGCAACGCAAAGTCCATACGCTTTTGGGAAGATTCGCGTTTGGGGAACTATTGGCTACTCGGTCGGTGTTCAAATAGCCGGCTGGGTCTATCATCAGTTTAGCCCCCAAGCTGTCTATTATACGGTTTTGATCACCATTGTATTGAGTCTCTTCTGCCTAAGTGCGGTTCGAATGAAGAAAAAAGAGACAGTCGTAGAAAAGGAAAAACACCCTGTCTCTATTCGTCCTCTTCTTCACAATGGACCTTATCTCTTCTTTATCATTTTGATTGGCTTGGCTTCAGGGGTTGGAAATATTGGTCATACCTATATTCCTGAGTTGCTCATGGATAGCGGTCTACCAGTCCATATTGCCTCAACGGTTGTAGCTATCTCAGTCGTAGTGGAAGCCCCCTTGATCTTTTTCTCTGATCGATTCATGGACCACTGGCCTTTACGGGTTTTGATCGCTCTTCCAATTGGGATTATTTTCGCTCAATATGCTGTCTATGCTCTTCCAAGTCCTGTCTTCTTAAAAGTGATAATGACTCTCTTAGCCAAGCATACAACAGGGATGGTTTTGATTATGGTCTCCTTACGGTTTATTGCCCAACAGGTGAATGGAAAAGACTTGGTTCTTGCCATGGCTATTGTCCAAGGAGCTCGTTATTTAGGCACCATTCTTTTACAACCCTTCGCAGCCCTCTGTATTGAAAGAGGTGGTTACCAAGTCATGAGTTTCTTTTTAGCAGGGGGTGTAGGGATCGTCTTTTTGCTGAGCTTTGCCTTAAAAATGCCCCAAGGGAAGGCTCACGGCCTTTTTGGTGGCAAAGTAGACTAA